In Marivirga salinae, a single window of DNA contains:
- a CDS encoding MBL fold metallo-hydrolase, producing the protein MDVRVKFLGGAQSVTGSKFLLEVDDFKILIDCGLFQGLKKLRLRNWEDFPIDVKEIDAIILTHAHLDHSGYVPRMVKQGYKKHVCCTEATADLLEIMWMDSAKLQEEEAEFAKKKGYSKHENPLALYDQKDAEAALKTVVPKKFENLFDLTENIQIKFHPAGHILGASSVEVILKGTTQEKNIIFSGDLGRNSDPVLFPPTFFKNSDVVFLESTYGDRLNDVSKVQEELKQHILDHMNEGVIMIPAFTVGRTQNLLFYLHELMRTGQIPHLPVYLDSPMAISVTHLYKKYDNQHRLQDKDIFDDKNFHYIREHQQSRTLDALENRAIIISASGMLTGGRILSHLFKRLGNKNDLLLMVGFQAEGTRGRDILEGKESVKIYGEEIPIKCQFAKIDGLSAHADQTELIDWYSRFEKALKFTFLVHGEVEAMEALKNKLEEKEVNNVFIPDYMESFELFSGI; encoded by the coding sequence ATGGATGTAAGAGTAAAATTTTTGGGTGGAGCCCAATCCGTAACAGGTTCAAAATTCTTATTAGAAGTTGATGATTTCAAAATTTTAATCGACTGCGGACTATTTCAAGGGCTTAAAAAATTAAGATTAAGAAATTGGGAGGATTTTCCAATTGATGTAAAAGAAATTGATGCCATAATTTTGACGCATGCTCATTTAGACCATTCAGGCTATGTACCAAGAATGGTAAAACAAGGGTATAAAAAGCATGTGTGTTGTACAGAAGCCACAGCAGACTTACTCGAAATCATGTGGATGGATTCTGCCAAATTGCAAGAAGAAGAAGCTGAATTTGCGAAGAAAAAAGGCTACTCTAAGCATGAAAACCCTCTCGCTTTATATGACCAAAAAGATGCTGAAGCAGCTTTGAAAACGGTGGTGCCTAAAAAATTTGAAAACCTTTTTGACCTTACCGAAAATATTCAAATAAAATTCCACCCTGCTGGTCATATTTTGGGAGCATCTTCAGTGGAAGTAATCTTAAAGGGAACTACGCAAGAGAAAAACATTATTTTCAGTGGGGATTTGGGTCGAAATTCTGACCCTGTACTCTTCCCTCCTACCTTCTTTAAGAATTCTGATGTGGTATTTTTAGAATCTACTTATGGAGATCGACTGAATGATGTATCTAAAGTTCAAGAGGAATTAAAACAGCATATTTTAGATCATATGAATGAGGGAGTCATAATGATTCCTGCATTTACAGTAGGCAGAACCCAAAATCTACTATTCTACTTACATGAATTGATGAGAACCGGCCAAATTCCTCATTTGCCAGTTTATTTGGATAGTCCTATGGCCATTAGTGTTACTCATTTATATAAAAAATACGATAATCAGCACCGATTACAGGATAAAGACATATTTGACGATAAAAATTTCCATTACATCAGAGAGCATCAGCAATCCAGAACACTGGATGCACTAGAAAATAGAGCCATTATTATTTCGGCTAGTGGAATGTTGACCGGTGGCCGAATCCTAAGCCATTTATTCAAAAGGTTAGGAAATAAAAATGATCTTTTGCTTATGGTTGGCTTTCAAGCTGAAGGAACCAGAGGACGGGATATTTTAGAAGGCAAAGAAAGTGTAAAAATCTATGGCGAGGAAATTCCTATCAAATGTCAATTTGCTAAAATAGATGGGCTGTCGGCACATGCAGATCAAACGGAACTGATTGACTGGTATTCCAGATTTGAAAAGGCATTAAAGTTTACATTCTTAGTGCATGGGGAGGTTGAAGCTATGGAAGCTCTAAAAAATAAGCTTGAAGAAAAAGAAGTCAATAATGTTTTTATCCCAGATTATATGGAATCTTTTGAACTATTTTCGGGGATTTGA
- a CDS encoding LytR/AlgR family response regulator transcription factor: protein MIRTIIIDDEPLATGIVQEYLAECKEFEVQAICHDGFEGLKAIQKHQPDLIFLDVQMPKINGFEMLELLEELPAVIFTTAFDEYALQAFEVHAIDYLLKPFSQDRFNKAIEKYRQSGLAQNVQELLNNESSEAQEYLTRIVLKDRNDIKIIPTQDIKYLEANDDYVNIYTKEAKCLKNKTLSYYENHLDPETFVRVHRSYLVKIAEITKIEAYKKESHVLILKSGEKIPVSKTGYPKLKSALGF from the coding sequence ATGATTAGAACCATTATTATTGATGACGAACCCCTGGCAACTGGCATAGTCCAAGAATATTTAGCCGAATGCAAAGAATTTGAAGTGCAAGCTATATGTCATGATGGTTTTGAAGGTTTAAAAGCCATTCAGAAGCATCAGCCAGATTTAATTTTTCTGGATGTGCAGATGCCGAAAATTAACGGTTTTGAAATGCTGGAGCTACTGGAAGAACTTCCAGCAGTTATTTTTACCACCGCCTTTGATGAATACGCATTACAAGCATTTGAAGTCCATGCAATTGATTATTTGCTAAAGCCTTTTTCTCAAGATCGATTTAATAAAGCAATAGAAAAATATAGGCAAAGCGGATTAGCTCAGAATGTTCAAGAATTGCTGAATAATGAATCGTCTGAAGCACAAGAATATTTAACTAGGATTGTTCTAAAAGACCGAAATGACATAAAGATCATCCCTACTCAAGATATTAAATACTTGGAGGCTAATGATGATTATGTAAATATTTACACTAAAGAAGCTAAGTGTCTCAAAAACAAGACTCTTAGCTATTATGAAAATCATTTAGATCCTGAAACATTTGTCAGAGTACATAGATCATATCTGGTGAAAATTGCAGAAATCACTAAAATAGAAGCCTATAAGAAAGAAAGTCATGTTTTGATTTTGAAAAGCGGGGAGAAAATACCGGTAAGCAAAACAGGTTATCCTAAATTGAAGAGTGCTTTAGGGTTCTAA
- a CDS encoding sensor histidine kinase, giving the protein MFLQFIRHQNKAWIKLLGILLLWLSLCTLLLMHYGLNFPSALIDSVVFSLFLLLGFMLLENIFRFYLPTKSNVILVFILPFILSLIILFSGDFLIKWVIPDAFYNADFLNSIFIIRGFIILLIFTAYSLMLNFQGKLEEQAEAEEREVKMQQMAKESELYQLRQQLQPHFLFNSLNSISALVKAQPDRAREMVLQLSDFLRGTIQKEANKWIKVEEEISFLNLFTDIEKVRFGHRLQVVFKVEEGINELKLPHLMVQPLLENAIKHSLYGLTGEVSIEVDFRKKEKNLEVIITNPFDPKAGQAKGAGFGLEAVRRRLFLIFGRYDLLKTNASSQQFTVELLIPQLS; this is encoded by the coding sequence ATGTTTTTACAATTCATAAGGCATCAAAATAAAGCGTGGATAAAGCTCCTCGGTATCCTCTTACTTTGGTTAAGCTTATGCACGCTTTTATTGATGCACTATGGGTTGAATTTTCCTTCTGCTTTAATTGATAGTGTAGTTTTTAGTTTATTTCTATTGCTAGGGTTTATGTTGCTGGAAAACATCTTCAGGTTTTATCTGCCCACCAAAAGCAATGTGATTCTTGTTTTTATATTACCCTTTATTTTATCCTTAATAATTCTGTTTTCAGGAGATTTTCTGATAAAATGGGTGATTCCAGATGCTTTCTATAATGCTGATTTCCTCAACTCTATTTTTATAATTCGTGGATTCATTATCCTGCTAATTTTCACTGCCTATTCATTAATGTTGAATTTTCAAGGGAAATTGGAAGAGCAAGCTGAAGCTGAAGAAAGAGAAGTTAAGATGCAACAAATGGCTAAAGAATCAGAACTATATCAATTACGCCAGCAATTGCAGCCGCATTTTCTGTTTAATAGCTTAAATTCAATTAGTGCCTTGGTAAAAGCTCAACCAGATAGGGCCAGAGAAATGGTATTACAATTATCTGATTTTTTGAGAGGGACCATCCAGAAAGAAGCCAATAAATGGATTAAAGTAGAGGAAGAGATTAGTTTTTTAAACCTTTTTACGGATATTGAAAAGGTCCGATTTGGGCATCGTTTACAAGTTGTTTTTAAAGTTGAAGAAGGCATTAACGAACTGAAACTCCCTCATTTAATGGTGCAGCCTTTATTGGAAAATGCCATAAAGCATAGTTTATATGGCTTAACTGGAGAAGTGAGCATTGAAGTTGATTTTAGGAAAAAGGAAAAGAACCTTGAAGTGATCATTACAAATCCTTTCGATCCAAAGGCGGGTCAAGCCAAAGGTGCAGGATTTGGTTTGGAGGCTGTCCGTAGGAGACTATTTCTTATTTTTGGAAGGTATGATTTATTGAAAACGAATGCTTCATCTCAGCAATTTACTGTTGAACTTTTAATTCCACAGCTATCATGA
- a CDS encoding MBL fold metallo-hydrolase, which produces MKIEQIYTGCLAHAAYYIENNGESAIFDPLREVQPYIDRATKDKAKIKYVFETHFHADFVSGHLDLAKKTGAKIVYGPTAKPQFEAIVAQDHDIFEVGNYKIKVLHTPGHTMESTTYLLIDENGDDHGIITGDTLFIGDVGRPDLAQHVIEDLTEEKLAGLLYDSLHKKILPLDDSLMVYPNHGAGSACGKMMSKETTDTLGHQKETNYALQPMDKEEFIEKLLSGLTPPPGYFPKNVMMNIQGYESIDSVMEKAKRPLSPEAFEAAANETGALVLDTRSAEDFAKGFIPNSINIGLDGNFAMWVGEMIPDIKQKILLVTDEGKEEEAMIRLSRVGYDKTIGYLERGFNSWKYAHKEIDKLNRIDAKELARKMDDSPLVIDIRKKSEYDSEHIIGALNIPLNQINSHLAELPKDKPFIIHCEGGYRSMLAASLLKARGWDNFVDVRDGFKGIKETDILVSEYVCPTTLL; this is translated from the coding sequence ATGAAAATAGAACAGATTTACACAGGATGCCTAGCACATGCAGCATATTATATTGAAAATAACGGAGAATCCGCAATTTTCGATCCTTTGAGAGAAGTACAACCGTACATCGACAGAGCAACAAAAGACAAGGCTAAAATCAAGTATGTTTTCGAAACACACTTTCATGCAGACTTTGTAAGTGGTCATTTGGACTTAGCAAAAAAAACAGGTGCAAAAATTGTGTATGGACCTACAGCCAAACCGCAATTTGAAGCTATTGTGGCACAAGATCATGATATTTTTGAAGTAGGAAACTACAAAATAAAGGTTTTACACACTCCTGGTCATACCATGGAAAGTACCACCTATCTTTTGATAGATGAAAATGGAGATGACCATGGAATCATCACAGGTGACACCTTATTTATAGGAGATGTAGGCAGACCTGATTTGGCACAGCACGTAATTGAAGATTTAACAGAAGAAAAATTGGCCGGTTTACTATATGATTCCTTGCACAAAAAAATCCTTCCCTTAGATGATTCTTTGATGGTATATCCAAATCACGGTGCTGGTAGCGCTTGCGGTAAAATGATGAGTAAGGAAACTACGGATACATTAGGGCATCAAAAAGAAACCAATTATGCTCTTCAGCCAATGGATAAAGAAGAATTTATTGAAAAACTATTATCTGGATTAACTCCACCACCTGGCTATTTTCCGAAAAATGTTATGATGAACATTCAAGGTTATGAAAGTATTGATTCTGTAATGGAAAAAGCTAAGCGACCTTTAAGCCCCGAAGCATTTGAAGCTGCAGCCAATGAAACTGGTGCATTGGTATTGGATACAAGATCTGCAGAAGATTTCGCTAAAGGTTTTATACCCAACAGTATCAATATAGGATTAGATGGAAATTTTGCCATGTGGGTTGGGGAAATGATTCCAGATATCAAACAGAAAATACTCCTAGTTACGGATGAAGGCAAGGAGGAAGAAGCTATGATCAGGCTATCACGAGTGGGTTATGACAAAACTATAGGTTATTTGGAAAGAGGCTTTAACAGCTGGAAATATGCTCATAAAGAAATTGATAAATTGAATCGAATAGATGCCAAAGAATTAGCTAGAAAAATGGATGACTCTCCTTTGGTAATTGATATTAGAAAGAAAAGCGAATATGATTCAGAACATATAATTGGTGCTCTTAATATACCACTAAATCAAATCAATTCTCATTTAGCAGAACTTCCAAAAGATAAGCCATTCATTATCCACTGTGAAGGAGGATATAGAAGTATGTTAGCCGCTTCCTTATTAAAAGCAAGGGGCTGGGATAATTTTGTAGATGTTAGAGATGGCTTTAAGGGAATAAAAGAAACGGATATTCTTGTATCGGAATATGTTTGCCCTACTACTTTATTATAA